The genomic window CATAAACTGTTGGTTAATCCACTCTGGTAAACATTTAAAAACAGCTTTAGCTCTATAGGCTGCTAATGCGCCAGGTGTACATAAAACCGATTTTAAATTGCTTTCTGCAGAACGAACAAACTCGAAACTTACATCGAGCATTTTTGGTAATATTGCTTTTTTATTGTTTAAAACTCTAATATTACCAGCAACAGCTCCACAATCTTCATCTTCTAAAAATGGACTAACTAAGTTTCTAAGCGTATCTTCCGTTACAATAGAATCACTATCAACGGTTACAAATATTTCTCCTGTACCTAAATGAAAACCACGGTATAAAGCATGACGTTTTCCTTTATTTTCTGGTTGCTTGCATATTTCAAGACGATCCCCAAGTTTTTCTTTGGCTTTTTGCATCCAACTCCAAGTATCATCTAAGCTACCATCATCTATAGCTAAAAGTTGCATTTTATTTTCAGGATAGTCACTTTCTGCTAAACTCATTAAAGTATCCCAAACTTGTTTACCTTCATTGTAAGCTGGTACAATTACTGTAACCGTAGGGAGTTCATAATCTACAACAGATTCAACTGGTTTATATTTTAAATAATTATATCCGGTATAGATAAAAAACAAAGCCCTGTAAATAAATAATGCCATTGCAGTGAAAACAAAAGTAACACCTAGCGTAGACCCCATATTTACTAAGTTAAACTCTTCGAAATCGTTATGAAAAACAGAAAAAAACCAAACGCCTAAAAGTAACGTTAAAAACGTACTTGCTAATACAATTCGGTTTTGAGGGCTTCCTGTCTTTCCGTTACTATGGAATAGATTATTTAACTTACTAGTAAATGATTTATTTGAAGTATTAATTATAGTATTTGTGTCTGTTTTAAATTCCATATAATAAGTTGATATTAAATTGAAGTAATACCGGATTTACGCTACAAACAAAAGTTTAGACGTTTAAAAACTTATATTTAAGAAAAATTTAATTTTTTGCATGAAATTTAACACCACAAAACAAGGCTTTTAATATAGAAACTTTACTGAAACCTTATGATATTCCCATGAAGGTTATTGGAAGAATTAGTCTGGTAGATGTTGGTTTATTCCTAATTTTATAAGGTATCATCCTTGGGAATTTTTTAAATGTTTTTTTGATGGCTTTAGTAATTTTCTTGTTATCAGAATTTGATTCTAATTTAGAAACCTTTCCGTTTTCGTCTATCGTAATAAATACTCTAACACGATGTCTACCTTTTAGCCCTTCCTTTACAGCAATTTCAGGATCAATATGCTTACTGATAAATTCATAAATCTTTTGATTTGT from Algibacter sp. L1A34 includes these protein-coding regions:
- a CDS encoding glycosyltransferase, which codes for MEFKTDTNTIINTSNKSFTSKLNNLFHSNGKTGSPQNRIVLASTFLTLLLGVWFFSVFHNDFEEFNLVNMGSTLGVTFVFTAMALFIYRALFFIYTGYNYLKYKPVESVVDYELPTVTVIVPAYNEGKQVWDTLMSLAESDYPENKMQLLAIDDGSLDDTWSWMQKAKEKLGDRLEICKQPENKGKRHALYRGFHLGTGEIFVTVDSDSIVTEDTLRNLVSPFLEDEDCGAVAGNIRVLNNKKAILPKMLDVSFEFVRSAESNLKSVLCTPGALAAYRAKAVFKCLPEWINQQFMGQPSDIGEDRAMTNMILKQGKHVLFQKNAVAYTNVPEEYLGLYKMFIRWGRSNVRENLAMAKYVFTDFREGPKFGTRLLFISQFSKLLMSYPLLIFMLFFVLVHPLLFLGSTLVSILILSTFSLLFFTKQYKTSQGFWAYTYSILYTFGLFWITPYAIATANRRGWLTRGLAEKK
- a CDS encoding TonB C-terminal domain-containing protein, which gives rise to MSFSVKEEKAIFTGCEKISLGYKRDACTNQKIYEFISKHIDPEIAVKEGLKGRHRVRVFITIDENGKVSKLESNSDNKKITKAIKKTFKKFPRMIPYKIRNKPTSTRLILPITFMGIS